A genomic stretch from Rhinatrema bivittatum chromosome 9, aRhiBiv1.1, whole genome shotgun sequence includes:
- the LOC115099147 gene encoding DNA-directed RNA polymerase II subunit RPB3-like codes for MVDMERTGQYSALFWLFPPQDGWLFHVLNKTYAQIHAVHRRFYYNVESCGSLRPETIVLSALSGLKKKLSDLQTQLSHEIQSDMLTIN; via the exons ATGGTTGATATGGAAAGAACAGGCCAATACAGTGCTTTGTTTTGGCTTTTCCCCCCCCAGGATGGATGGTTGTTCCACGTACTGAA CAAAacctatgctcaaatacatgcAGTGCATAGAAG GTTTTACTACAATGTGGAGTCCTGTGGCTCTCTGCGCCCAGAAACCATTGTGCTTTCTGCATTATCTGGGCTGAAGAAAAAACTTAGCGACCTGCAGACCCAACTGAGTCACGAGATCCAGAGTGACATGCTCACCATTAACTAA